A segment of the Bacillus solimangrovi genome:
AGAAATAGTGAGATTATTATTCATAATGAGCATAAGCAAATGTAAGGTTCGCAGAGCTATTTGTTAGATCATGTTTGAATACATCAATCGCTTCTTGATCACCTTCCCAACCTTCCTTTACCAAGAGCTCAAGTATTTCTACAGAATGAGAAATTCGTTTTGAATAACCATCCTTCATAATGATTGATATTGGCGTATTTACTTCAACCCTACCAAATGCATATCTTTTGTTAATTGGAATCACTAGATAAGCGTCATTATTGTGTAAAAAGAGTGCTGATATTTCAGTATATGTCTCATACAATGTAGCTTCTGCCTGTAAGTGCTTCATAACAGAAGTAGGACAAGCGTGTTGTTCTCCCCATTTTCCATTCTCTTTATGAATAATAATCTCACTATTTCTAAGTCCCAATATATTTTCACGGATGATAGAAGCAATTAGTCGTTTTAAAATGCCATCTCTTCCACTTTGAATGTTTTTCAAAAACGAGTTACGTAACTGAGACTTGGATTTCTCTATGTAATCGATAATCTTTAATTCTTCGTTATCAAACTTTTGTTCATGAATATGTGTATGTGGCATGAACCTAGATTGGATACTCAATGTAATCACCTCATTAAATTAAATATTTACAAATTCCAAATCTATTCGTATAATTCAAAATATCAAACGACAATGATAATCATTATCAATAGTAACAAAATTAACTTATTTGTCAATTAGTTTTTTGGAGGTGATTTGATATTTCTAGGTGGTTTTTCAGTAGTTCATTTTTTCTTTTCTTAGGTAATTGGATAGGGATAATCGCTTTGAATTGGTATGTGTTTGAAACGTTTCATAATCCGGTTTATCTAGGGTGGATAAACTTTGCTCGTTTAGTGCCAATTTTAGTATTTAGTTTATATGCAGGAAGATTGTGTGATCAGTATTCTCGTTCAATGTTAATTAAGCTTTTAAGTGGATTATCTTTTCTGTTTACTTTCTTTTTTACGATTGTCGTAATTACAAGTGAACAACTACCGATTATAGTAATTCTTTTTTATGCGTGTTTGCGTGGTTGTGTGAGTGCTTTTGAAACTCCAATTCGTAACGCCATCCTGCCAGCTATGTCTAAGGACGTAAATGTAAGTGTTATCGTTTCTCGCTATTCATTTGTAATTAATATTTGTCGTTCAATTGGCCCAGCGATTGCTGGCTTATTGATAGGTCTAGGCTTTGTATCTTATACCTTTGCATTGCAAGCGTTTTGTTTGTTTATTTCATTGTTATTATGTTTACCGATAACGGTCGAACGGGTATCGACAAAGGGGAGTCAGAAAAAGTCGTTTGCAATTCAAGAGATGAAGCAATACTTTTCATATGATTTGAAGGGTAGGGGATTATTTATCTCTTCGTTAACAGCTATGGCATTCGGGTTCTCTTATACTACGATTCTGCCGGTATTAACCGATTTTCATTTTCCGGGAGAGGCAGAGGTGTTTGGAATAGCTATGTCATTTGCTGCGGTTGGTGGAATTGTAGCAACGCTTACTTTACCTAAAGTATTAACTCAGGTGAATGAGGAAACAATGTATTATCGCAGTTTATGTTTATTTTCTATTAGTCTCATTGGTGTGCTCATCCCTTTAAAATCATTATTATTTGTTTGCCTGTTTGCTATCGGTTTTTTTGGACAATGGACACGTTCTACAAATCGGATCTATTTTCAAAATAAAATACCAGATGAGAAGCGTGGGCGTATTATGAGTGTGATTTTAATGGATCGAGGAATGATTCCATTAGGTGCATTAGTTATTAGTTTTTTAGCGGATTCGATAGGTATTATGTTTACATTTGCCATTATGGCGATAGGTACATTCATACCAGTCATAACAAATTTTAAAAAGATTGATTCTATAGATGAAGGAGGAGAACAATGCTACAAACTGTAAATACATTTCAATGTAAATTACTAGCAGACGCAGGTATTCGAGCGAGGGTTGCAAACAGTGTACTTAGAGAAAGATTGTGGGGAGACGGCGTAAGTTGTGTTCTCGAAGATTCACCATACATACACCCATCTCTAATGAATAATCAGGGTGTGCGTTTTTATTATGTGATCACAAATAAATCAATTCGTGCTCAACTCTATTTACCTGTGAAAAAATTTGGTGCATTTAAGAGAGTCGAATTGGCGGATGAATATTTTTTTGTAAAAGGTGATAAATGGCGGAAAATACTTGAACTATCTGATTTTATTGATTTACTTAGACGTGATTTTGGTGTTGCAATTACGACAGACCTCAAAGAAGAATTACTAAATAGTTGTATCAATCTTGCTTATTCTTATGAAGCATTTCATGCAAAGAAACAGTGGACAGGCCAACAACTACAAACCGTCTTTCAACAGGGCGATTTTGAGAATCCGGAGAACTGGATGCAATGGATTGAACAAATGAAATCGATCAAGTCCTTTGATGAGTTAACATATTCGGAGAGTATGGTAGTAGAAGGACATCCTCTACATCCATCAACAAAAGTAAAACGTGGATTATCTGAGCAAGAAGTGAAACAATATGCGCCTGAGTTTGAACACGAAATTCCATTGTTAATTGTTCTTGTAAGAAGAAAGTTTGTCCAAGAGACAACAGTTACTTTCGGTGAAGCTCCTCTGTTATTTAAACTGAATCCAACATTGGAGGAAGTTTGTAATGAGATTGTACGAATGACAGGTCAATCATTAGATGATTATATCCCATTCATTGTCCACCCATGGCAATATGAGAATGTCTTACCAGATTTATATGCTGAAGAACTATCTAAAGGTGATATTGTGCCTGTTCCTTATCAGCTTACATCAAGGGCCACTTTATCGTTTCGAACGATGAATCTACTTGACTCTAATTTCCATGTGAAATTGCCTGTTCGAATACAAGCGACGAGTGCGGTTAGAATTGTTTCTCCAGAAATCACAGTTGATGGACCTGTATTATCTAACTTATTCGAAAAAATCGTTCGTAAAGATATGAATGCTTTAAAACAACTTATTGTATTGAAGGAACCATATGGAGCTTACTTTAAAAAAGATGATGATCAGCAACTAAGAGGCAAAAACTTAGCATTTTTATTACGTGAAGATCCATATGTACATTTGAATGTCGGTGAGAGAGCCTTTGTGGCAGCAAGTCTAACAGCTAATAACCCGTATACAGGTGTTCCAACAATCATAGATGTTATGAAAGAACGATATAAGGGCAGTCAGATAACTTTTGAAAAAGTTGCAGCTTTTATAAGAGAGTATGCGCTAGTTTTCATTCCACCTCTTATCCACCTTATTCAGAATTATGGTATTGCTCTTGAGGCTCATATGCAAAATACAATTATTTGTGTGAAAGACTGTCAGGTTAAACGTGTGATGATTCGGGACTTAGGCGGTGTTCGCATTGATGAGGAAATGCTGAAGAAGAGTTTTCCTGAGTTGAAATTAGAAAATTCAAGTTTAACATCAGAGTCTTTGCATGGTGTTATTCGAAAGTTTCACCATGCAGTAATTCAGAATCACATAGGTGATTTGCTGTTTTGTGTAAGTCGTCATTTTGATATCGATGAATCCAGCTTGTGGACTGTTATTTGTGAGGTGGTAGAACAATCATTGAATAAACAATTACCGAACTATAAGCTCATTTACGATTACCTCTTTAGCAATGAGATTAAAACAAAAGCTTTATTAAAAATGCGGATGAGTGATACTGCAAAAACGTATTCCTATTCAAGCTTTCCAAACCCTCTAGTAAAAGGAGCTTATTGATGTGGAACAGCAATATCCAATGTTAACAATAAATTTATCTAAAATTAAACATAACGCATCATACGTTCGGAAGAAATGCGTAGAGTATGGCGTTCATCCTTTCATCGTTACAAAAGGTGTATCAGCAGATGTAGAAATTATTCGTTCAGTTATTGATGTAGGATATTTATCCTTTGCAGATTCTAGGTTGCAAAATGTCGCAAAATTGAAATTAACCTTTCCAAATGCTGAGTACATGATGTTACGAATTCCTGGTAGAAGTGAGATTGAGTCAGTTGTTGATTTATGTGATATAAGTCTTAATTCCGAGTGGGAAACAATTTATCAGTTGAATGAAGCTGCTCTTAAGAGAGGTCAGCTACATCGAATAATTTTAATGGTTGAACTTGGGGATTTAAGAGAAGGTATTCAACCAGAGTTTGTCATTCCGATGATTGAAAAAGTTATGACTTTAAGAGGTATACGTATTGATGGGATAGGTTCGAATCTTGGATGTTATTCAAGTGTTTATCCAACTGAAGAGAAGTTATTACAATTAACGGAACTTGCAAATGAAATCGAAGAGAAACTAGGAAGAACAATTGAAGTCGTATCAGGGGGAAATTCAAGTACGTTACCGTTAATTTTTGCAGGAAGGCAAATAGGTGGAGTGAATCAACTAAGAATTGGTGAAACGATCTATCTCGGTTTGAACACAGTTGATGGGAGCCATATACGAGGTCTCTACCAAAATGCGTTTCGATTAGAGGCAGAAATTGTTGAAATACAAATTAAACCTTCTGGAGACAAAGCTAGACAGCAATTATTAATGGGAAACGCTAGTTCTCGGGTAATAGCAATTGTATCGTTGGGGCAACAAGATCTAGATTTGAATAACTTAAAACCTCTCAATCCACATATTAAAATACTTGGTGGAACGAGCGATCATTTAATGGTAGATATAACCGATGCTAAACCGATGAATATTGGAGAAACTCTCTCCTTTCAATTAAATTATAATGGCTTACTTAGGTGTATGACCTCTAGTTTTATTTCAAAGACATATACGTATGAAAGAAGTTTAGAAAAACGAATGACAAACGCTAAAGTGAAAAGGTTCCCAAAAAAAGTAGACAAACGAATTGATTTCCATTATCATTGCAATTGATAATCATTATTGATGATAATGATTATCAACATCAATAAATAATTACATACGAGGGAGTAGAGAAGAGGATGTTAAGTTATTCAAAAAAAACCTATGCACTTTTCTTCGCAGCAATTATATTTGTAGTTTCAGCACTTGTGGGTTGTAGTTCTCAACCAACAGAAGTAGTTAAGGACGAAGTGGATGTTGAGGATGATCAAACTGGAACTGGATCAACAGAAATTGTTATTGAGCATGAATTAGGCACCACTACTATTCCAGAACAACCTGAGAAGATTATTGCACTTGAATTTTCTTTCGTTGATGCTCTTGCATCATTAGATATAACACCAGTTGGTATAGCAGATGATGGGGATGAAGCGAGAATCATTGCACCGATACTTGAAAAAATAAATGACTATACGTCTGTAGGAACCCGAAAGCAACCGAGTCTTGAAGTAATCAGTTCTCTTCAACCGGATCTAATCATTGCAGACTTGAAACGCCATAAAGAAATTTATGAAGATTTGCAAAAAATAGCGCCAACTATTATCTTACCTAGCTTAGCAGGTGGGTATGATGAAAACCTCGCATCATTTCCTATTATTGCACAAGCAGTAGGCAAATCTGAAATAGCAGAACAACGTTTGGCTGAGCATAATGAAATTATTGAAGCTGTAAAAGCAAAAGTTCCAGCAGATGAAAGCCGAACTGTCTTACCTGCGGTTGTAACCAATGATAGTTTCCACGGTCATTCATCTGATGCTTATACAGGTTCATTGTTGCAAAAGTTAGGATTTGCAAACGCAATAGTTGAAGAGAAAGCAGGAGATTTACAAGAGTATTTAGGAGCGCCATATTTGAAGATGAGCTTAGAACAATTAGTCGAATTTAACCCAGATATCTTATTTTTAATGAAATCTGGTGATAAGACAGTTGTTGAAGAGTGGGCTGAAAACCCACTTTGGAATAGCATATCAGCTGTAAAAAATGGAGCTGTATATGAAGTTGATCGTGATACATGGTCCCGTTTCAGAGGACTAATCTCATCTGAAATCATTGCTCAAGATTCTTTGAATTTTCTATATGGGCAAACAATTGAATAAGTGTTGTTTAAATTGAAGTAAGTAGAAAAAGTGGGTAGTTTCGATTCTTCCCGCTTTTTCTTTTA
Coding sequences within it:
- a CDS encoding alanine/ornithine racemase family PLP-dependent enzyme gives rise to the protein MEQQYPMLTINLSKIKHNASYVRKKCVEYGVHPFIVTKGVSADVEIIRSVIDVGYLSFADSRLQNVAKLKLTFPNAEYMMLRIPGRSEIESVVDLCDISLNSEWETIYQLNEAALKRGQLHRIILMVELGDLREGIQPEFVIPMIEKVMTLRGIRIDGIGSNLGCYSSVYPTEEKLLQLTELANEIEEKLGRTIEVVSGGNSSTLPLIFAGRQIGGVNQLRIGETIYLGLNTVDGSHIRGLYQNAFRLEAEIVEIQIKPSGDKARQQLLMGNASSRVIAIVSLGQQDLDLNNLKPLNPHIKILGGTSDHLMVDITDAKPMNIGETLSFQLNYNGLLRCMTSSFISKTYTYERSLEKRMTNAKVKRFPKKVDKRIDFHYHCN
- a CDS encoding IucA/IucC family protein, whose protein sequence is MLQTVNTFQCKLLADAGIRARVANSVLRERLWGDGVSCVLEDSPYIHPSLMNNQGVRFYYVITNKSIRAQLYLPVKKFGAFKRVELADEYFFVKGDKWRKILELSDFIDLLRRDFGVAITTDLKEELLNSCINLAYSYEAFHAKKQWTGQQLQTVFQQGDFENPENWMQWIEQMKSIKSFDELTYSESMVVEGHPLHPSTKVKRGLSEQEVKQYAPEFEHEIPLLIVLVRRKFVQETTVTFGEAPLLFKLNPTLEEVCNEIVRMTGQSLDDYIPFIVHPWQYENVLPDLYAEELSKGDIVPVPYQLTSRATLSFRTMNLLDSNFHVKLPVRIQATSAVRIVSPEITVDGPVLSNLFEKIVRKDMNALKQLIVLKEPYGAYFKKDDDQQLRGKNLAFLLREDPYVHLNVGERAFVAASLTANNPYTGVPTIIDVMKERYKGSQITFEKVAAFIREYALVFIPPLIHLIQNYGIALEAHMQNTIICVKDCQVKRVMIRDLGGVRIDEEMLKKSFPELKLENSSLTSESLHGVIRKFHHAVIQNHIGDLLFCVSRHFDIDESSLWTVICEVVEQSLNKQLPNYKLIYDYLFSNEIKTKALLKMRMSDTAKTYSYSSFPNPLVKGAY
- a CDS encoding ABC transporter substrate-binding protein — its product is MLSYSKKTYALFFAAIIFVVSALVGCSSQPTEVVKDEVDVEDDQTGTGSTEIVIEHELGTTTIPEQPEKIIALEFSFVDALASLDITPVGIADDGDEARIIAPILEKINDYTSVGTRKQPSLEVISSLQPDLIIADLKRHKEIYEDLQKIAPTIILPSLAGGYDENLASFPIIAQAVGKSEIAEQRLAEHNEIIEAVKAKVPADESRTVLPAVVTNDSFHGHSSDAYTGSLLQKLGFANAIVEEKAGDLQEYLGAPYLKMSLEQLVEFNPDILFLMKSGDKTVVEEWAENPLWNSISAVKNGAVYEVDRDTWSRFRGLISSEIIAQDSLNFLYGQTIE
- a CDS encoding MFS transporter yields the protein MSRWFFSSSFFLFLGNWIGIIALNWYVFETFHNPVYLGWINFARLVPILVFSLYAGRLCDQYSRSMLIKLLSGLSFLFTFFFTIVVITSEQLPIIVILFYACLRGCVSAFETPIRNAILPAMSKDVNVSVIVSRYSFVINICRSIGPAIAGLLIGLGFVSYTFALQAFCLFISLLLCLPITVERVSTKGSQKKSFAIQEMKQYFSYDLKGRGLFISSLTAMAFGFSYTTILPVLTDFHFPGEAEVFGIAMSFAAVGGIVATLTLPKVLTQVNEETMYYRSLCLFSISLIGVLIPLKSLLFVCLFAIGFFGQWTRSTNRIYFQNKIPDEKRGRIMSVILMDRGMIPLGALVISFLADSIGIMFTFAIMAIGTFIPVITNFKKIDSIDEGGEQCYKL